In one window of Sandaracinaceae bacterium DNA:
- a CDS encoding MarC family protein, whose amino-acid sequence MNEFVSVFLPLLAITNILPVLPVALGILEEAPAAARARMTRSALTAVFVVGLVITIAGGAVLSWWGLSVEDLRIAGGLVLLVFAIHDLLFSRMDRKQHAKAVDDSIEAKLETSGDAAIVPLGIPILLGPAGMTALLVFGQTRGVLPTLAAFAANFALNAALLLHADLVRRALGRAVVRATGKVMGLVLAALAVSMLRVGIGNVLAG is encoded by the coding sequence GTGAACGAGTTCGTCAGCGTCTTCCTCCCTCTCCTCGCCATCACCAACATCCTCCCCGTCTTGCCCGTCGCGCTCGGCATCCTCGAGGAGGCCCCCGCCGCCGCGCGCGCGCGTATGACCCGCTCGGCGCTCACCGCGGTCTTCGTGGTCGGGCTCGTCATCACCATCGCGGGCGGTGCCGTGCTGAGCTGGTGGGGCCTGTCGGTCGAGGATCTACGCATCGCCGGAGGCTTGGTGCTGCTGGTCTTCGCCATCCACGACCTGCTCTTCTCGCGCATGGACCGCAAGCAGCACGCCAAGGCCGTCGACGACTCCATCGAGGCGAAGCTCGAGACCAGCGGCGACGCCGCCATCGTACCGCTCGGCATCCCCATCCTGCTCGGCCCTGCAGGCATGACCGCGCTGCTCGTGTTCGGTCAGACGCGCGGCGTGCTGCCCACGCTGGCCGCGTTCGCCGCCAACTTCGCGCTCAACGCCGCGCTCCTGCTGCACGCCGACCTGGTGCGACGCGCCCTGGGCCGCGCGGTGGTGCGCGCCACGGGCAAGGTCATGGGCTTGGTGCTCGCCGCGCTGGCGGTCTCGATGCTGCGCGTGGGGATCGGCAACGTGCTGGCGGGCTAG
- a CDS encoding ectoine synthase, which translates to MKTVRLNDIIGGPQDVHGETWNSRRLLLADDNMGYSLHDTIIHAGTATPLWYRHHLEAVYCIEGKGKVVTVEDGREWPIEAGTVYALDKHDKHVLHAETAMRMVCVFNPPVTGRETHDADGAYPPPPAD; encoded by the coding sequence ATGAAGACCGTACGACTGAACGACATCATCGGGGGACCCCAGGACGTGCACGGGGAGACCTGGAACAGCCGGCGCCTGCTGCTGGCCGACGACAACATGGGGTACTCCCTGCACGACACCATCATCCACGCGGGCACGGCCACGCCGCTCTGGTACCGGCACCACCTCGAGGCGGTCTACTGCATCGAGGGCAAGGGCAAGGTCGTGACGGTCGAGGACGGCCGCGAGTGGCCGATCGAGGCGGGCACCGTGTACGCGCTCGACAAGCACGACAAGCACGTGCTCCACGCCGAGACCGCGATGCGCATGGTGTGCGTCTTCAACCCGCCGGTGACCGGGCGCGAGACGCACGACGCCGACGGCGCCTACCCGCCGCCCCCCGCCGACTGA
- the ectB gene encoding diaminobutyrate--2-oxoglutarate transaminase: MQVFTRRESEVRGYCRSFPAVFARSKGAELWDEEGRRYIDFFAGAGALNYGHNPEPLKQALLDYLAGDNITHALDLHTQAKRALLEELERTVLAPRGLDYKVQFPGPTGTNAVEAALKLARKVTGRTGIASFTNAFHGMTLGSLAVTGNQGKRQGAGVPVDPTNLLPFCGYFGPDVDSLAQFEALLADTSSGFDVPAAVVVETVQAEGGINVASADWLQKLRAITARHEILLIVDDIQVGCGRTGRFFSFEEAGIVPDIVCLSKSLSGYGLPLSLVLLKPEFDVWAPGEHNGTFRGHNPAFVTATAALREFWQDDTLCREVERKGAIIREQLEAMAARHPDVLGDVRGRGMIVGIECTPEVAARATQEAFTRGLMIETAGTNDQVLKVLCPLVIEDALLREGLNILSAALDAAVRPSAEPETASAAE, from the coding sequence ATGCAGGTCTTCACCCGACGCGAGTCGGAAGTGCGGGGCTACTGCCGCTCGTTCCCAGCCGTCTTCGCCCGCAGCAAGGGCGCCGAGCTCTGGGACGAAGAGGGGCGTCGCTACATCGACTTCTTCGCCGGCGCGGGCGCGCTCAACTACGGACACAACCCCGAGCCGCTCAAGCAGGCCCTGCTGGACTACCTCGCGGGGGACAACATCACCCACGCGCTCGACCTGCACACGCAGGCCAAGCGGGCCTTGCTCGAGGAGCTGGAGCGCACCGTGCTCGCGCCACGCGGGCTCGACTACAAGGTGCAGTTCCCGGGGCCCACGGGCACCAACGCCGTCGAGGCGGCGCTCAAGCTGGCGCGCAAGGTGACGGGCCGCACGGGCATCGCGTCGTTCACCAACGCCTTCCACGGCATGACCCTCGGCTCGCTCGCGGTCACGGGGAACCAGGGCAAGCGGCAGGGCGCGGGCGTGCCCGTGGACCCGACCAACCTGCTGCCCTTCTGCGGCTACTTCGGCCCCGACGTGGACTCGCTCGCGCAGTTCGAGGCGCTGCTGGCCGACACCAGCAGCGGCTTCGACGTGCCGGCCGCCGTGGTGGTCGAGACGGTGCAGGCCGAGGGCGGCATCAACGTCGCCAGCGCGGACTGGCTGCAGAAGCTGCGCGCGATCACGGCGCGTCACGAGATCCTGCTCATCGTCGACGACATCCAGGTGGGCTGCGGGCGCACCGGCCGCTTCTTCTCGTTCGAAGAGGCCGGCATCGTCCCCGACATCGTGTGCCTGTCGAAGTCGCTCAGCGGCTACGGGCTGCCGCTGTCGCTCGTGTTGCTCAAGCCGGAGTTCGACGTCTGGGCGCCGGGCGAGCACAACGGCACCTTCCGGGGACACAACCCCGCGTTCGTCACCGCCACCGCCGCGCTGCGCGAGTTCTGGCAGGACGACACGCTCTGCCGCGAGGTCGAGCGCAAGGGCGCCATCATCCGCGAGCAGCTCGAGGCGATGGCTGCGCGACACCCGGACGTGCTGGGGGACGTGCGTGGGCGTGGGATGATCGTCGGCATCGAGTGTACCCCCGAGGTCGCCGCGCGTGCCACGCAGGAGGCGTTCACGCGGGGCCTGATGATCGAGACCGCCGGCACCAACGACCAGGTCCTCAAGGTGCTCTGCCCGCTGGTCATCGAAGACGCGCTCTTGCGTGAGGGCCTGAACATCCTCTCGGCTGCCCTGGACGCGGCCGTCCGACCGAGCGCCGAGCCAGAGACCGCCTCGGCCGCGGAGTGA
- the ectA gene encoding diaminobutyrate acetyltransferase, translated as MYDAVCAWGGLDQNSAYAYLLACDRFAMQSALAERGDELLGFVVGLSFPETQDALFVWQVGVSPAARGQHLASRLIDAILECGSGRYRVVEAHVGPHNQASMRLFQGLARRHHTDFQVRDDYPADWFPKGHDAERLVRIGPLGPVPASPTHQE; from the coding sequence GTGTACGACGCGGTGTGCGCGTGGGGCGGGCTGGACCAGAACTCGGCCTACGCCTACTTGCTGGCGTGCGACCGCTTCGCGATGCAGTCCGCGCTGGCCGAGCGCGGCGACGAGCTGCTGGGCTTCGTCGTGGGCCTGAGCTTCCCCGAGACCCAAGACGCGCTCTTCGTGTGGCAGGTGGGCGTATCTCCAGCCGCCCGCGGGCAGCACCTCGCGAGCCGCCTGATCGACGCCATCCTGGAGTGCGGCAGCGGCCGCTACCGCGTCGTCGAAGCGCACGTCGGGCCCCACAACCAGGCCTCCATGCGTCTGTTCCAGGGCCTCGCGCGACGCCACCACACCGACTTCCAGGTCCGCGACGACTACCCCGCGGACTGGTTCCCCAAGGGGCACGACGCCGAGCGCCTCGTGCGCATCGGCCCGCTCGGGCCGGTCCCCGCTTCCCCAACCCACCAGGAGTGA
- a CDS encoding sodium/proline symporter, whose amino-acid sequence MWLGFIAALLGFTLIGALASTRASDSVEDYLLAGRDVHPWLAGLSAVATNNSGFMFVGLLGYAYSSGLEAVSFQIAWLLGDLSAWLVAQRRIRERSGRLEVASLPRLIATRGDGAVDRAVLVAGGLLTFTFLSVYAAAQLNAGSLALHVLLGWPMWAGALIGAVIVLLYSVAGGIRASIWTDVAQSFVMLGAMLVLVGFAWAEVGSPAALLAMLRDIDPALVQWWPAQPRFGWAPYLLAFVLGGFGAVGQPHIVVRTMSLRSVDDIAPMRRVYFAWFVPFSVLAVLAGLYARVILPELGSSTVASVGELALPELSRALLPQVVVGLVLAGLFAATMSTADSQVLACSAAVTQDVWPKHRDSRRASKLATLAVCALALAVALNADESVFRLVLIAWSVLAATLGPVLVVRLFGGRVGDGRGLLMMTAGLATTSAWYLLGLSGQLYEVLPGVAAAALVWVVARAVEAARASATPDA is encoded by the coding sequence GTGTGGCTGGGCTTCATCGCGGCGCTGTTGGGCTTCACGCTCATCGGCGCCTTGGCGTCGACGCGCGCGTCGGACAGCGTGGAGGACTACCTGTTGGCGGGGCGCGACGTGCACCCCTGGCTGGCGGGGCTCTCGGCGGTGGCCACCAACAACAGTGGCTTCATGTTCGTGGGGCTGCTGGGCTACGCCTACAGCTCCGGTCTCGAGGCCGTGTCCTTTCAGATCGCGTGGCTGTTGGGGGACCTGAGCGCGTGGCTGGTCGCGCAGCGCCGCATCCGTGAGCGCTCGGGGCGCCTCGAGGTCGCCTCGCTGCCGCGCCTGATCGCCACGCGCGGCGACGGCGCGGTGGACCGTGCGGTGCTCGTCGCGGGCGGGCTGCTGACCTTCACCTTCCTGAGCGTCTACGCCGCCGCGCAGCTGAACGCGGGCAGCCTCGCGCTGCACGTGCTCTTGGGATGGCCCATGTGGGCGGGCGCGTTGATCGGCGCGGTGATCGTGCTGCTGTACAGCGTGGCGGGCGGCATCCGCGCGTCCATCTGGACCGACGTGGCGCAGTCGTTCGTGATGTTGGGGGCCATGCTGGTGCTGGTGGGCTTCGCGTGGGCCGAGGTGGGCTCGCCCGCCGCGTTGCTCGCCATGCTGCGCGACATCGACCCTGCGTTGGTGCAGTGGTGGCCCGCGCAGCCACGCTTCGGCTGGGCCCCCTACCTGTTGGCGTTCGTGTTGGGCGGCTTCGGCGCGGTTGGTCAGCCGCACATCGTGGTACGCACCATGAGCCTGCGCTCGGTCGACGACATCGCGCCCATGCGCCGCGTGTACTTCGCTTGGTTCGTGCCGTTCAGCGTGCTCGCGGTGCTGGCCGGGCTGTACGCGCGCGTGATCCTGCCCGAGCTGGGCAGCTCCACCGTGGCGTCGGTGGGCGAGCTGGCGCTGCCAGAGCTCTCCCGCGCGCTGCTCCCGCAAGTGGTGGTCGGCCTCGTGCTGGCGGGGCTGTTCGCCGCGACCATGTCCACCGCCGACTCTCAGGTGCTGGCCTGCTCGGCGGCCGTCACCCAGGATGTCTGGCCGAAGCACCGCGACAGCCGCCGGGCGTCCAAGCTCGCGACGCTGGCCGTGTGCGCCCTCGCGCTGGCCGTCGCATTGAACGCCGACGAGAGCGTGTTCCGCCTGGTGCTCATCGCGTGGTCCGTGCTCGCCGCCACGCTGGGGCCCGTGCTGGTGGTACGCCTGTTCGGAGGGCGCGTCGGCGATGGGCGCGGCCTGCTGATGATGACCGCGGGCCTCGCGACCACCAGCGCGTGGTACCTGCTGGGCCTGTCCGGGCAGCTCTACGAGGTGCTGCCCGGCGTGGCCGCGGCGGCGTTGGTGTGGGTCGTTGCCAGGGCGGTCGAGGCGGCGCGCGCGTCCGCGACACCCGACGCGTAG
- a CDS encoding winged helix-turn-helix transcriptional regulator: MTRPELELLPPESAASEAILLALRRISRRVSLRSKQLVRHSGLTLPQLVCLKVLTQAAPNDATVAAIGHTMRLSSPTVTGIVDRLERSGYVQRVRDTVDRRRVFVRLTPAGHEKVDALPTPLDDGFMGRFRALPAQERETILHSLERIVALMEADEPLLDDEG; encoded by the coding sequence ATGACCCGGCCCGAGCTGGAGCTCCTTCCCCCCGAGAGCGCCGCGAGCGAGGCCATCCTGCTCGCGCTGCGCCGTATCAGCCGTCGCGTCTCGCTGCGCTCGAAGCAGCTGGTGCGCCACTCCGGGCTGACGCTCCCGCAGCTGGTGTGCCTCAAGGTCCTCACCCAGGCGGCCCCCAACGACGCGACGGTCGCGGCCATCGGCCACACCATGCGGCTGAGCTCGCCCACCGTGACGGGCATCGTGGACCGCCTGGAGCGCAGCGGCTACGTGCAGCGGGTGCGCGACACAGTGGATCGTCGCCGGGTCTTCGTCCGGCTGACTCCGGCGGGGCACGAGAAGGTGGACGCGCTGCCCACACCACTCGACGACGGCTTCATGGGGCGCTTCCGGGCTCTCCCCGCACAAGAGCGCGAGACGATCCTACACAGCCTCGAGCGCATCGTGGCGCTGATGGAAGCGGACGAGCCGCTCCTGGACGACGAGGGTTGA